CTGGTTAGAGTGCTTAAAATGCATGCATTAGTTCAACAGGCTATTGAGTCGGGTTATTTGACCCTTGCGGTCGAGGAGCAACTTCGGTGCTTATCGCAGCACCAACGTGATCGAGAGGATATTTGTGCCCTGATGCGCTTGCAGCGAGCAGTCATGGAAGGAGAAGTAGAGCAGGAGTCTCGACGGGCAAGATGTGAGTGGATAGCAAAAAATGTCAGATCTGCTGCGAAGTCCGCCTAGATTTACTAATTATCTCTGTATCCAATAAAACTATACTTACGCACTATACTTGGATTCAGACTGAGCCAATATGTCGCTGCCACGAGGGTGCTTCATGCAATTTATTAACTTCATTGCTTGTCTCAATTCCTTGGGGAAACGGCAGTTCTTCATAGCAGGAATTCTGTGCTTCAGTTTAGTCTTAGATACTAACCAGAAAGCGTTAGCCCAAATTCAACCCGATAATAGTCTAGGCTCTGAAAATTCGGTCGTTAGCCCAACTTTGCAGATTCGCGGGATTCCTGCTGTGCAAATAGAAGGGGGAGCAATCAGAGGGGACAATCTGTTTCACAGCTTTCGAGCGTTCAATATTACCGAAGGAACAGGTGCGTATTTTGCCAATCCGACAGGGGTTTTGAACATTTTCAGCCGGGTGACAGGTAGCGATCCTTCTCGAATTATGGGCGTTTTGGGAGTTTTAGGAGACGCCAACTTATTCTTACTCAATCCTCACGGGATCTTATTTGGGCCACAGGCTCGTTTGGATATCACAGGCTCTCTGTCGGCCAGTACGGGCGATCGCTGGCTGTTTGACAATGGCTATACCTTTAGTGCCAGTAGTTCCCAAGCGTCTCCTCTGCTGACAATCAGCACTCCACTAGGGTTACAGTATGGTTCTGTCGGCTCAGGCAGGATTATGAATGCAGGTACCTTGAGTGTTGGTAAAGATTTAAGCTTTGTTGGTGGAAGTGTCGCGAGCAGTGGACAGCTCAATGCGCCAAATGGCCGCGTGCGAGTAGAGGCGATCGCAGGCGACGCAGAAGTAAGACAACTGCGAGCCCGTTCGGCAATGCTGTCTGCTTCCCAAGATCTCACTCTAGTGGACAGCCAGTTACTCACACAGATTGACCTCAGCCTGCAGGCTGGCAATACCGTCAAAATGCGAGATAGTCCGCAGAACCCTTTACAGATCCAAGCAGGTGGAAAACTGTCAGTCCAGGGGGATCAGGCGATCGATATTTTTGCTCTCAGCCATCCTGAGAGTGGGTTAATGGCTGGGGGAGACTTGGTATTGCGATCGCAGAACCCAGTGGCTGGAGATGCCCACTACTGGGCGGGCGGCAATTTCCGCATTGAGCAGCTAGATGGAACATTAGGAGATCTCTACAGCCCCTATGACCCGATCATTCGGGCTAGTGGTGATGTCAGTCTCAGCGCCTATCAAGGAGTCTCGCTTCACATTTTGGCCGGTGGCCAGGTGAATATTCCCCGTGGTGTTCTTATCACCGGTGCTGATCCTGATATCACTCGGACGATTAACCCATTCAACAATCCTACCTTTCGACTACCGGATGGCACTTTAGTTAACGAAGCCTCCTTTAACCTACCTGATGGTACCCCTATCACCATCAACGGCAGCGCATCTCCAACGCTTGATATTCGAGCAGGAACCCTCGCCACCAATGGGACCGATATTGATTATGGTTCTGGTCCGGCGTTTATTCTGGGTCCACTGCCCAACATTGCGGCTCCTGCAACGGGTGCAGATATCAATATTGGCGACATTGTGATGCAGGCACCCAATGGTGTCATTTTCTTGACTAATCACTACTTCCCCAATCCGCAATTAGGTGGAGGTGATATTAATATCGCGCTGAATACTATTCCAACTCCGCCAATTCCAACGGGAGTAGGTATTACCAGTAATGGAGCTGGTAATAACATTCGTTCATTAACCATTAATGCCCGCCAAGCGATCAACATCAATGCACCGATCGATCTGTCGTCGACTACAGGGGATGCAGGTAATGCCAGACTGCTGGCCAAAACAGGAATTGTCGTAAATCGCGACATTCTCAGCAACTCAGCCGGAACTGGCAAGGCAGGCACTCTTGATTTTCAAGCTCCTGCGGTCACGATTCAGAATGGCGCTAGAGTAGCGGCTGACACGACTGGTCCGGGTAATGCAGGGGCGATCGCCATTCGTAATGCCAATCAGGTAACCATCCGAGATGGTGCAAATGTTTCGGTAAATACCTTCGGGGAAGGGCTAGGCGGGAGAATTACCGTTGATGCGCGACAGCTAGATTTGCAGAATACAGGGCAGCTTTCGGCAATTACGGGAAATCCGGCTCTACCATCCAATAGCGGAGCTGGTGGAGCTATCGAGCTGAATGTGAGCGATCGCGTCACCCTAGATCGAGGGTTCATCTTTACCAGCAGCAACAGTCTTGGTCGTGCTGGAGATTTAACGGTCAACACTCCCCAATTTACAGCCCAGGGAGGTTCGCTGATTTCGGCTTCTAGCCTGCGCTCGGGGCAAGCTGGAACGATCACCCTCAATGCGCCCAATGGCTCTGTTGAGTTTATTGGTAACAACCGCTCTGAAATCGCTCCCGGTAATGTTGTGGTGCCAACGACTCTCTCTCTCGGCGCTTTTGGCAATGGAGCAGCGGGCAGTTTAGCCATCACAACAGGGCAACTGACCATTCGAGACGGTGCGCAGGTTTATGGCTCGGTTGGTGCGGGTAGTCCGAGGGGTGGGTTTGCCGCAGATGTCGTCGTGACTGCTAGCGACTCAGTCCGAGTTGCAGGAACAACCCCCGACGGGACTCTCTCTAGCCAGCTATCTGCGGATACGTTTGGCAGCGCTAATGCAGGGATTTTGACCATCAATACCCCGCGTTTGTCCGTGCTAGGTGGGGGGCAAATCTCTGCTGGAACAACTGGCTCTGGGGAAGCAGGACGATTAACCGTTCAGTCTCAACAGGTGCAAGTCAGCGGACAATCCAACGGGGGTACCCCCAGCCGCATCACCTTTGACTCTTTTGGATCTGGCGACGCTGGCGGGTTGACTATCCAAACCTCGCAGCTCCAGGTAACCCAAGGTGGAAAAATCTCTGCCAGAGCTGGAGGAACAGGTCAGGGCGGCGTGATTGATGTGATGGCGCTAGGGGGATTGGTGCAAGTAGATGGGGTGGGCAGCGGGCTGTTTTTTGATAGTCAAGGAACTGGAAATGCCCGAGGCATCAAAATCACCACAGGAGATTTGCAAATTCGCAACGGCGGAGAAGTAACGGTCAGCAGTAGCGGCACAGGAAACGCCGGAGATATCCAAGTCGAGTCAGCTTCCGTGGCGATCGCCGATGGAGGCCAGTTAACCGCCACCATTGATGCAGGCCGGGGCGGCAATATTGGCGTGAGAGCAGAAGACTTTTTGCTCACCCGTGGTGGACAGCTAAGCGTCAGCAGCAAGATAACTGGCAATGCAGGCAATATCCAAATTGCCGCTGATACGATTCAGGTGACTGATAAAGCGCAGCTGACTGCCAGCATTAACTCCGGGCAGGGCGGAAATGTCTCGCTTGATTCTAGAACTCTGACCCTGAGTAATGACGCTCTCATCAGCGTCAGCGGAGCAGAGTCTGGCACGGCTGGAGACGTTGCGGTCAGAGCACAGCAGGCAACGGTGACCCAAGGAGGCAACCTGAGCGCCACGATTCGGTCTGGGAGTGGTGGCAATATCAGTCTGGACGTTGAAGAGCTGAATGTTTCTGACAATGGGCAAATCAGCGTCAGCAGCAGCGAGCTGGGAAATGCCGGAAATATTCGAGTCAACTCAGGGAAAGTCGCGATCGCCAATGGCGGCAGCCTCAACGCCACGATTAACTCGGGTCAAGGCGGCAATATCTCTGTGATCACTGGAGAGCTGACTCTAGCCAATCGTGGGCAGATTAGCGTTAGCAGTAATGGCTCTGGAGATGCTGGCAATATCCAGGTGCAAGCAGACAATATTTTCATGGCCGACGGTGCTCGGATAATTGCCACGATCAATTCGGGTCAAGGGGGCAATATTTCTCTCATCGCTAAAGACTCGATTCGGCTGCGGCGGGACAGCGATATCCGCACTAATGCTTTAGGTAGTGGAAATGGAGGCAATCTATTTTTGGAGGCGGGCGGGCTCATCTTTGCTGTCCTCTCTGAGGATAGCGATATTATTGCGAATGCCCCTGAGGGCCGCGGGGGAGACATTACGGCACGCGCTGCGGGAATTTTTACCTTTAATAATTTTCAGGGTGAGGAAACGCCGTTGAGTGACTTTTTGAATTATGGACAGCAGAATGGAGCCCTAAACGTCGATACCCAAAATCCCCAGCCGGTTCCCCCGTTAGACGATCGCCTCGTTGGCCCAGATATCACACCCGCTTGTGCTCCTAACCCAGCGATTTCTAGCAGTACGACAGGGGTAGCTCAGTTTTATCAAGCTGGTCAAGGGGGCGTGAATCCTGGTCCAGGCAATACGGTCGGAAGTGGTGGGGTGCAGGTTCCGTGGGGCAACATTGGTGCAGAATCTGATGATGCAAGCTTTGGGGCGACAGAGGCGCAGCTGAGCGCGATCGGGGCCGCAACGGACTGGCGAAGAAACGCCAAGGGAGAGATGGTGCTGGTTGGTCCCCGCTCTGGCAGCGTACTTTCATTTTGCCAATCGGGTCGTCGTTTATGATGCCGTTCAATCGAGAAGGGTTCCAGCCTGATGAGCGCTGGACTCAAGTTTGCTGCTGGACTGTTGGCTTGAGCAGCGTGGGGTTGGGGTGGCTGTTTCTACCGTCTGTTGCTAAAGCGACGGATGGGATAGATGTTTCAGGGATGCCAAAGAGCGCTTTGACGAAGGGCGATCGCCCAGTTCCTGCGTCTATGGGGTTAGAGTTACTGGCTGAGTCACCCAAGGCGATCGCTCAAATCGTTGCGCCGCCGCCTGCTGACTTACGCCAACCGCTGCCGCCCACTGCCCCTACGCCCAGTGCTCCCTCTGCGTTACCCGAGGCACCGTCTTTAGAGACTCCGGAGAATGAAACCCCTGATTCAGTCTCTCCGAGTCCTGAAGGAGAAGCAGCAGAAGAAACGGTGAAAGTGGCTCGCTTCCAATTTGAGGGAAACACGGTCTTCTCCGATGAACGGCTGAACCAGGAACTAGAAAAGGCTGGTTTTCTAGATCAGCCACTCACATTTACTGACTTATATCGGGTGAGTTATGTGATCGAGCAGTTCTATCGTCGTGAGGGCTACCTGACTAGTGGAGCCTTTCTTCCAGAAGAACAACCTCCTCTCAACCCTGAGCAGGCTGTGCCCATCATCCAAATTTTCGAAGGACGGGTCAGCGAGATCCGAATCAACGGCTTGCAGCGGCTCCAGCCTGATTATGTTCGCTCGCGTTTGGCACTGGCAACGAACAAGCCCTTGCATCAACCCCGACTGTTAGAGGCTTTGCAGTTACTACAACTGGATCCCTTAATTTCGAGGATCTCAGCAGAGTTGGCTAGTGGTGTAGAACCTGGCACAAATATCCTCAATGTCACAGTGCGAGAGGCAGACACGCTCAATAGCCGAGTCTTTGCGGATAATGAGCGATCGCCCAGTGTCGGCAGTAGTCGGCGCGGCGTGAACCTCTCCGAGGCCAATCTCCTGGGCCTCGGAGATGGGATCAGCGTGACATATACCAATACCCAAGGCAGTAACGCAGCAGACCTGAGCTATACTCTTCCTCTCAATGCGCGCAATGGCACCCTAAGCCTCAACTATGGTGATACTGATAGTCAGGTCATCGAAGAACCGTTTGATGCTTTAGATATCACCTCCCGCTCCAAGTACTATCAAGTCACACTGCGCCAACCCTTAGTGCTCAAGCCTCGCAATGAGTTTGCCCTAGGTGTAACAGCGGTTCATACGGACAACAAGACTTCTTTGCTGGGAGACCCTTTTGCCCTTACGCCAGGCGCTAATGATCAAGGAGAGACAAGCGTCTCCGCATTGCGTTTTTTTCAGGAATATACCCATCGCAGTCGCGATCAAGCCGTTGCGTTGCGATCGCAATTTAGCTTTGGTCTCGACGCTCTAGGATCGACTATCAATAAGCGATCGCCCGACAGCCGCTTTTTTTCCTGGCGCGGACAAGCACAATGGGTAAAGCTGTTGGGTCGCCCGACGACCAACCTCCCTGTAGCGCCTACTTTACTAGTCCGTGGCGACATTCAGTTAGCCGATCGCCCTCTACTCTCTGTAGAGCAGTTTGGCTTGGGCGGATTAGGGACTGTGCGAGGCTATCGTCAAGATGCTTTGCTGACCGATAGTGGAGCCTTTGCCTCGGCAGAAGTTCGTTTGCCGGTTGCTCAGATCCCAAAGTGGCAGACAGCCGTCCAAGTGATTCCATTCATCGATGCAGGAATAGGCTGGAATCAAGGAAATCGCCTTAATTCTGATCCGGATCATTTGGCTGCTATCGGTTTGGGGTTACAACTACTTCAGGGTGATAACTTTAGGGCTCGTCTAGACTGGGGTATTCCTTTAATCAGGGTGGATTCAAGTAAGCGAACATGGCAAGAAAACGGGCTATATTTCTCGGTCGAGTTCAATCCTTTCTAGTGATTGGTCGCAGAAGCTGGCTGATCAAGTATGTTCTAATTTTTACCCTGGTCTGGGGTCTTATTCTGTTTCCCAGCTTGCTACCCAATTTTGGATCAGCAATTGCTCGCTTTAGAACTCCAGCGATCGCCCAATCATCTGTTGATCAGCCTTCTGTCGATTCTGGCTCAGCCTTGAGCAAGCAGGCACAGCAGCTGTATGAGCAAGGAGATCTAGGGGCGGCAGTATTTAAATTAGAACAAGCGCTCGAGCAATTTCGATTGAGTGGAAACGCGCTTCAGCAAGCTCAGGCCTGGAGCAATCTTTCTCTTATCCATCAAGCGAGAGCTGACTGGCGGCAAGCTAAAATTGCGATCAAAAACAGCATCCAGCTAGCGCAATTGGGTGCAAAACAGGACCCATCGTGGTTATCGGTGCAGGCACAAGCCTTTGAAACTCAGGCTCAGTTGAACTTCAGCCTGGGAAAGCTCGAACCAGCAACGCAAGACTGGGATCAAGCCGCTCGATACTATACCCAAGCCAAAAATCAGCTAGGAGCAATTCGTAGCCAACTGTGGCGCAGCCTGGCACTCCAAGAAGCGGGACTGCACCGAGAAGCTCTCCAGCGATTGCTGAGTCTCACTGAGGATCAATCCCTAGCGTTGGCTCTAGCCACTGACTCGGGTTTGCAAGCCACCTGCTTACGAAGTTTGGGGAGTGCTATTCGAATTGTGGGCTCTGGGGACGTTCAGACCGCAGAACAGCCTCAAACGCTAACCCTATCTGAGCTAGGACAGCGCTGTGGTGTAGATTTATCCCCCTCCGCCGACACAGGCTACCTCGATCAAGTGACTGCTCTTTTCCAAAAAGCACGCGCGATCGCTCCCTCTCCCAAAATGCAAGCGGAAATTAGCCTGTTATTAGGCCATACTGCTCAAGATAAGTTGCGTCAGCTTCAGGATACCTATGAGCGACAGCCGAATAAGTTTCCTGCCCAAGATTTACAGGCGCAAC
This genomic stretch from Geitlerinema sp. PCC 7407 harbors:
- a CDS encoding filamentous hemagglutinin N-terminal domain-containing protein, translated to MQFINFIACLNSLGKRQFFIAGILCFSLVLDTNQKALAQIQPDNSLGSENSVVSPTLQIRGIPAVQIEGGAIRGDNLFHSFRAFNITEGTGAYFANPTGVLNIFSRVTGSDPSRIMGVLGVLGDANLFLLNPHGILFGPQARLDITGSLSASTGDRWLFDNGYTFSASSSQASPLLTISTPLGLQYGSVGSGRIMNAGTLSVGKDLSFVGGSVASSGQLNAPNGRVRVEAIAGDAEVRQLRARSAMLSASQDLTLVDSQLLTQIDLSLQAGNTVKMRDSPQNPLQIQAGGKLSVQGDQAIDIFALSHPESGLMAGGDLVLRSQNPVAGDAHYWAGGNFRIEQLDGTLGDLYSPYDPIIRASGDVSLSAYQGVSLHILAGGQVNIPRGVLITGADPDITRTINPFNNPTFRLPDGTLVNEASFNLPDGTPITINGSASPTLDIRAGTLATNGTDIDYGSGPAFILGPLPNIAAPATGADINIGDIVMQAPNGVIFLTNHYFPNPQLGGGDINIALNTIPTPPIPTGVGITSNGAGNNIRSLTINARQAININAPIDLSSTTGDAGNARLLAKTGIVVNRDILSNSAGTGKAGTLDFQAPAVTIQNGARVAADTTGPGNAGAIAIRNANQVTIRDGANVSVNTFGEGLGGRITVDARQLDLQNTGQLSAITGNPALPSNSGAGGAIELNVSDRVTLDRGFIFTSSNSLGRAGDLTVNTPQFTAQGGSLISASSLRSGQAGTITLNAPNGSVEFIGNNRSEIAPGNVVVPTTLSLGAFGNGAAGSLAITTGQLTIRDGAQVYGSVGAGSPRGGFAADVVVTASDSVRVAGTTPDGTLSSQLSADTFGSANAGILTINTPRLSVLGGGQISAGTTGSGEAGRLTVQSQQVQVSGQSNGGTPSRITFDSFGSGDAGGLTIQTSQLQVTQGGKISARAGGTGQGGVIDVMALGGLVQVDGVGSGLFFDSQGTGNARGIKITTGDLQIRNGGEVTVSSSGTGNAGDIQVESASVAIADGGQLTATIDAGRGGNIGVRAEDFLLTRGGQLSVSSKITGNAGNIQIAADTIQVTDKAQLTASINSGQGGNVSLDSRTLTLSNDALISVSGAESGTAGDVAVRAQQATVTQGGNLSATIRSGSGGNISLDVEELNVSDNGQISVSSSELGNAGNIRVNSGKVAIANGGSLNATINSGQGGNISVITGELTLANRGQISVSSNGSGDAGNIQVQADNIFMADGARIIATINSGQGGNISLIAKDSIRLRRDSDIRTNALGSGNGGNLFLEAGGLIFAVLSEDSDIIANAPEGRGGDITARAAGIFTFNNFQGEETPLSDFLNYGQQNGALNVDTQNPQPVPPLDDRLVGPDITPACAPNPAISSSTTGVAQFYQAGQGGVNPGPGNTVGSGGVQVPWGNIGAESDDASFGATEAQLSAIGAATDWRRNAKGEMVLVGPRSGSVLSFCQSGRRL
- a CDS encoding ShlB/FhaC/HecB family hemolysin secretion/activation protein, whose amino-acid sequence is MGLELLAESPKAIAQIVAPPPADLRQPLPPTAPTPSAPSALPEAPSLETPENETPDSVSPSPEGEAAEETVKVARFQFEGNTVFSDERLNQELEKAGFLDQPLTFTDLYRVSYVIEQFYRREGYLTSGAFLPEEQPPLNPEQAVPIIQIFEGRVSEIRINGLQRLQPDYVRSRLALATNKPLHQPRLLEALQLLQLDPLISRISAELASGVEPGTNILNVTVREADTLNSRVFADNERSPSVGSSRRGVNLSEANLLGLGDGISVTYTNTQGSNAADLSYTLPLNARNGTLSLNYGDTDSQVIEEPFDALDITSRSKYYQVTLRQPLVLKPRNEFALGVTAVHTDNKTSLLGDPFALTPGANDQGETSVSALRFFQEYTHRSRDQAVALRSQFSFGLDALGSTINKRSPDSRFFSWRGQAQWVKLLGRPTTNLPVAPTLLVRGDIQLADRPLLSVEQFGLGGLGTVRGYRQDALLTDSGAFASAEVRLPVAQIPKWQTAVQVIPFIDAGIGWNQGNRLNSDPDHLAAIGLGLQLLQGDNFRARLDWGIPLIRVDSSKRTWQENGLYFSVEFNPF